The Polymorphobacter megasporae genome window below encodes:
- a CDS encoding S1/P1 nuclease, producing MRRSRIAALGRGIAVALLAGSAAPVLAWNNQGHMATGAIAYDALSRDDPAAITQVLTLMRSHPDHVRFDAALGALTGADRDRRLFELMARWPDDIRGTGYDRPDWHYAVKVVSGWTILRPLTFGKAVEVFDRQLAVARDPTAAAGLRALALCWVFHIAGDMHQPLHAGHRASWRFPQTDRAGSIGWVRTAPGAKPVALHQFWDSAADLPGPETPAAEALALRAERAVGSAAAPAGGSASSRFAAVVEQSRDLAASRAYRDAALDEAADANSGPVLSSSYQLDARRIAERRIGEAGLDIASLLR from the coding sequence GTGAGACGCAGCAGGATTGCAGCACTTGGGCGCGGCATCGCCGTGGCGCTGCTCGCTGGTTCGGCGGCGCCGGTGCTGGCGTGGAACAACCAGGGGCACATGGCGACCGGCGCGATCGCGTATGACGCGCTGTCCCGCGACGATCCGGCGGCGATCACGCAGGTCTTGACGCTGATGCGGTCGCATCCCGACCACGTGCGCTTCGACGCGGCGCTCGGCGCTTTGACCGGCGCCGATCGCGACCGCCGCCTGTTCGAACTCATGGCGCGCTGGCCCGACGATATTCGCGGGACAGGGTACGACCGGCCCGACTGGCACTACGCGGTCAAGGTCGTGTCGGGCTGGACAATCCTGCGGCCGCTGACCTTCGGCAAGGCAGTTGAGGTGTTCGACCGGCAGCTCGCGGTCGCGCGCGATCCCACGGCTGCCGCCGGACTGCGCGCGCTGGCGCTATGCTGGGTCTTTCACATCGCCGGCGACATGCACCAGCCGCTTCATGCCGGGCATCGCGCGTCGTGGCGCTTTCCCCAGACCGATCGGGCGGGATCGATCGGCTGGGTCCGCACCGCCCCGGGGGCAAAGCCGGTCGCGCTCCACCAGTTCTGGGACAGCGCCGCCGACCTCCCCGGCCCTGAAACCCCGGCGGCGGAAGCGCTTGCCTTGCGCGCCGAGCGCGCGGTCGGATCTGCCGCCGCGCCCGCCGGCGGCTCGGCGTCGTCACGCTTCGCGGCGGTGGTCGAGCAGAGCCGCGACCTTGCCGCATCGCGGGCGTACCGCGATGCCGCGCTCGATGAAGCTGCCGACGCCAATTCGGGACCGGTCCTGTCCTCCAGCTACCAGCTCGACGCGCGCCGCATCGCGGAGAGGCGGATTGGCGAGGCCGGGCTCGACATCGCGTCGCTATTGCGCTGA
- a CDS encoding bifunctional alpha/beta hydrolase/OsmC family protein, translating into MSTRPFDFANAAGHRLSGRLELPAGPPHAWALFAHCFTCGKDNLAAVRIARRLAGAGIAVLRFDFTGLGASEGDFAATNFTLNVADLVAAAAAMTAADMPPTLLIGHSLGGAAVLAAAGSLPDILAVATIAAPFDVAHVLAQVSPDALAEIERSGMADVRLGGRPFTLGKQFVDDVRKHDQNARIASLKRPLLLLHAPRDKVVTIDNATQIFLAAHHPKSYVSLDGADHLLSNPRDADFAADMIAAWASRYLPAAITAVASGYDAEAEETGMGKFQLAIRAGQAAFIADEPVSVGGLGSGPSPYDLLCAGLAACTTMTLRLYATSKGWPVERIRTAVGHRKEADAVPPDVFTRQITIVGDLDDAQRAKLGGAADRCPAHRTLEQGSRFDDVDVRIVTEETL; encoded by the coding sequence ATGTCGACCCGTCCGTTCGACTTTGCCAATGCCGCGGGCCATCGCCTGTCGGGACGGCTCGAACTGCCGGCGGGACCGCCGCACGCGTGGGCGCTGTTCGCGCATTGCTTCACCTGCGGGAAGGACAATCTCGCGGCGGTCCGGATCGCGCGGCGGCTGGCGGGGGCCGGCATTGCCGTGCTCCGCTTCGACTTCACCGGGCTGGGCGCGAGCGAGGGCGACTTCGCGGCGACCAATTTCACTTTGAACGTCGCCGATCTCGTCGCGGCGGCGGCGGCGATGACCGCGGCGGACATGCCGCCGACGCTGTTGATCGGGCACAGCCTCGGCGGGGCGGCGGTGCTCGCCGCCGCCGGGTCGCTGCCCGACATTCTGGCGGTCGCGACGATCGCTGCGCCGTTCGATGTCGCGCACGTGCTGGCGCAGGTCTCGCCCGACGCACTCGCCGAGATCGAGCGCAGCGGCATGGCCGATGTACGTCTTGGCGGGCGGCCGTTCACCCTCGGCAAGCAGTTCGTCGACGATGTCCGCAAGCACGACCAGAACGCGCGGATCGCATCGCTCAAGCGGCCGTTGCTCCTGCTCCATGCGCCGCGCGACAAGGTCGTCACCATCGACAATGCGACGCAGATCTTCCTCGCCGCGCATCACCCCAAAAGCTACGTCTCGCTCGACGGTGCCGACCATTTGCTGTCGAACCCGCGCGACGCCGACTTCGCCGCCGACATGATCGCCGCATGGGCGAGCCGGTATCTCCCCGCAGCGATAACGGCGGTGGCGAGCGGCTACGACGCCGAGGCGGAGGAGACCGGGATGGGCAAGTTCCAGCTGGCGATACGCGCGGGGCAGGCGGCGTTCATCGCTGACGAGCCGGTCAGTGTCGGCGGGTTGGGGTCGGGACCGTCGCCGTACGACCTGCTGTGCGCCGGGCTCGCCGCGTGTACGACGATGACGTTGCGGCTGTACGCAACGAGCAAGGGTTGGCCGGTCGAGCGCATCCGCACCGCGGTCGGACACCGCAAGGAAGCCGACGCGGTGCCGCCCGACGTCTTCACCCGGCAAATCACCATCGTCGGCGACCTCGACGATGCGCAGCGCGCCAAGCTCGGCGGCGCGGCGGATCGCTGCCCCGCGCATCGCACGCTGGAACAAGGCTCGCGTTTCGACGATGTCGACGTGCGGATCGTGACAGAGGAGACATTATGA
- a CDS encoding DsbA family oxidoreductase, translating to MTTPMKIDFVSDIACPWCVIGLRGLEDALDRSRDAVEAEIVFRPFELNPAMPAGGQNIGEHIAQKYGSTQAQSAANRKMINDRAAEVGFTMAMTSDSRIYNTFDAHRLLHWAEQAGHQAELKHALFTANFTEGKDPGDHTVLVEAAERAGLDGAVAAEVLASGRYAAEVRAEEELWRSRGINAVPAVVINDKHLISGGQPADVFETVIRRIAAEG from the coding sequence ATGACGACACCGATGAAGATCGACTTCGTCTCGGATATCGCCTGCCCATGGTGCGTCATCGGCCTGCGCGGGCTCGAGGATGCGCTCGATCGCAGCCGCGACGCGGTCGAGGCCGAGATCGTCTTCCGGCCGTTCGAGCTCAACCCGGCAATGCCCGCAGGCGGGCAGAACATCGGCGAGCATATCGCGCAGAAATACGGCTCGACCCAGGCGCAGTCCGCCGCTAACCGCAAGATGATCAACGACCGCGCCGCCGAGGTCGGCTTTACCATGGCGATGACCAGCGACAGCCGAATCTACAACACCTTCGACGCGCATCGCCTGCTTCACTGGGCCGAACAGGCGGGTCACCAGGCCGAGCTCAAGCACGCGCTGTTCACCGCCAACTTCACCGAGGGCAAGGACCCGGGCGACCACACCGTCCTCGTCGAGGCGGCCGAGCGCGCCGGGCTCGATGGTGCAGTAGCGGCGGAGGTGCTGGCGTCGGGACGCTACGCCGCCGAGGTCCGCGCGGAGGAAGAGCTGTGGCGCTCGCGCGGGATCAACGCCGTCCCCGCGGTCGTCATCAACGACAAGCACCTCATCTCCGGCGGCCAGCCCGCTGATGTGTTCGAGACAGTTATCCGCCGGATCGCGGCCGAGGGGTGA
- a CDS encoding EthD domain-containing protein, producing MSKTRLADDQSGRDAAIVINSYTTVLRRPGVPHELFATYWRDVHGPLCSRIPGLGYYVQYHLDREQDAHLWPVSDGIGPFPDYVLDGGVEIGFHSAKDQALFTAACPILFADEQNMFAATVAYALPQGSTTLVDRVVEPSPNADDGLDRIHVHFGAAHDDAKAFGRFMRKFAEALAAEVPVLKVRLHLPEAYDNAKPAPPAPNVDHSVASERRLIAVIELAFASPLVRRQFYASEAFRRAAAGQAEHIAFASPFAVSGVYTYVRDKALTLAGLRGSRPAQLIEQIGALNQAAEDVRELIRTGSI from the coding sequence TTGTCGAAAACCAGGTTGGCGGACGATCAATCCGGACGCGACGCCGCCATCGTCATCAACTCGTACACGACCGTGCTACGCCGCCCGGGCGTGCCGCACGAGTTGTTCGCGACCTACTGGCGCGACGTGCATGGCCCATTGTGCTCGCGCATCCCGGGCCTAGGTTATTATGTCCAGTACCACCTCGACCGTGAGCAGGATGCGCATCTCTGGCCGGTCAGCGATGGCATCGGGCCGTTTCCCGACTATGTCCTCGACGGCGGGGTCGAGATTGGTTTCCATTCGGCGAAGGACCAGGCGCTGTTCACCGCCGCCTGCCCGATCCTGTTCGCCGACGAGCAGAACATGTTCGCCGCCACCGTCGCCTATGCGCTGCCGCAGGGGTCGACGACGCTGGTCGACCGCGTCGTCGAACCCAGTCCGAATGCCGACGATGGGCTTGATCGGATCCACGTCCACTTCGGCGCAGCGCACGACGATGCCAAGGCGTTTGGCCGCTTCATGCGCAAATTCGCCGAGGCGCTTGCCGCCGAAGTGCCGGTGCTCAAGGTCAGGCTCCATCTGCCCGAGGCGTACGACAATGCCAAACCTGCCCCGCCCGCGCCGAACGTCGACCACAGCGTCGCCAGTGAACGCCGCCTGATCGCGGTGATCGAGCTGGCTTTCGCGTCGCCGCTTGTCAGACGCCAGTTCTACGCCTCCGAGGCTTTTCGCCGGGCGGCGGCGGGTCAGGCCGAACATATCGCCTTTGCCTCGCCGTTCGCGGTGAGCGGGGTCTACACCTATGTCCGCGACAAGGCGCTGACGCTCGCCGGGCTCCGCGGCAGCCGCCCGGCGCAGCTGATCGAGCAGATCGGTGCGCTCAACCAGGCGGCGGAGGACGTCCGCGAGCTGATCCGCACCGGCTCGATCTAG
- a CDS encoding ligase-associated DNA damage response DEXH box helicase: MPPLPAPILDWFATRGWGVRRHQLEMLAAARAGEHALLVAPTGSGKTLAGFLPSLAELIAEPVEGLHTLYVSPLKALAVDVQRNLLNPIAEMGLDIRVETRTGDTPSDRKARQRERPPQILLTTPESLSLLISYPDADRMLGQLKTVIVDEVHAFATTKRGDILNLAMARLQALSPNLRRVALSATIADPEAYQGWLAPDADAASVRLVHGDPGAEPHVDILVPDGRIPWAGHNGRYAAREVIKLIARYKLTIVFVNTRAVAELIFRDLWAENDASFPIGIHHGSLSPEARRKVENAMATGRLRAIVATASLDLGIDWGDVDLVVQMGAPKGSSRLLQRIGRANHRMDEASEAVVVPGNRFEYLESLAARDAVEAHELDVDLFRPGGVDVLAQHLMACACSAPFAADAMYDEVRSSAPYAGLPRAEFDRTLGFIESGGYALRAYERYKRLTLGPDGLYRVSHPRMAAQHRLNAGTIVEAAALNVVYGKAGRGRGRSFGKVEEWFASQLRIGDSFMFAGQVLEVTGFDGPDLFVKLGKGDPRVPTYVGGRMPLSTNLARRVRGLFNTPERWAEMPPDVCEWLDIQRQRSSLPGMDDLLVETFPADGRNYMVAYGFEGRNAHQTLGMLLTQRMEKAGLAPLGFVGSDYMVATWSLNPVSDPKPLFSPDVFEDELAEWIAGSPFLRRAFREVAVIAGLIDRVHPGQHKTGKQVTFSSDLIYDVLRRHEPDHLLLTAAWTDARSKITDIGRLAGLLERSQTHLVHRVLDRVSPLAVPVLLEAGKERVFGAADDALLIEADALAEAAMRLD, encoded by the coding sequence ATGCCGCCGCTGCCCGCCCCGATTCTCGACTGGTTCGCCACGCGCGGCTGGGGTGTGCGGCGGCACCAACTCGAGATGCTCGCCGCCGCCCGCGCCGGGGAGCATGCGTTGCTCGTCGCGCCGACGGGGTCGGGCAAGACGCTGGCCGGGTTCCTGCCGAGCCTTGCCGAGCTGATCGCGGAGCCGGTCGAGGGGCTGCACACGCTCTACGTCTCGCCGTTGAAGGCGCTCGCGGTCGACGTCCAGCGCAACCTGCTCAACCCGATCGCCGAGATGGGGCTCGATATCCGGGTCGAGACGCGGACCGGGGATACGCCGTCCGACCGCAAGGCCCGCCAGCGCGAGCGGCCGCCGCAGATCCTGCTGACGACGCCGGAGTCGCTGTCATTGCTGATCAGCTACCCCGACGCCGACCGGATGCTTGGGCAACTCAAGACGGTGATCGTCGACGAGGTCCATGCCTTTGCGACGACCAAGCGCGGCGACATCCTCAACCTCGCGATGGCGCGGCTCCAGGCGCTCAGCCCCAACCTCCGCCGCGTCGCACTGTCGGCGACGATCGCCGACCCCGAGGCGTATCAGGGCTGGCTCGCCCCCGATGCCGATGCCGCGAGCGTCCGCCTCGTCCACGGCGACCCGGGGGCCGAGCCGCACGTCGACATCCTCGTCCCCGACGGGCGCATCCCGTGGGCAGGGCACAACGGGCGCTATGCGGCGCGCGAGGTGATCAAGCTGATCGCCCGCTACAAGCTGACCATCGTCTTCGTCAACACCCGCGCGGTCGCCGAGCTGATCTTCCGCGACCTGTGGGCGGAAAACGACGCTTCCTTCCCGATCGGCATCCACCACGGCTCGCTCAGTCCCGAGGCGCGACGCAAGGTCGAGAACGCGATGGCGACAGGGCGGCTGCGCGCGATCGTCGCGACCGCGAGCCTCGACCTCGGCATCGACTGGGGCGACGTCGACCTCGTCGTCCAGATGGGCGCGCCGAAGGGATCGTCCCGTTTGCTCCAGCGCATCGGCCGCGCCAACCACCGGATGGACGAGGCGTCGGAGGCGGTTGTCGTCCCCGGCAACCGCTTCGAGTATCTCGAAAGCCTCGCGGCGCGCGACGCGGTCGAGGCGCATGAGCTCGACGTCGACCTGTTTCGCCCCGGCGGGGTCGACGTCCTCGCCCAGCATTTGATGGCGTGCGCCTGCTCGGCCCCGTTCGCGGCGGACGCGATGTACGACGAGGTGCGGTCGTCCGCCCCCTACGCCGGGCTGCCCCGCGCCGAGTTCGACCGCACCCTCGGCTTCATCGAGTCGGGCGGTTACGCGCTACGTGCTTATGAACGGTACAAACGGCTGACGCTCGGCCCCGATGGGCTGTACCGCGTCAGCCATCCGCGGATGGCGGCGCAGCACCGCTTGAATGCCGGGACGATCGTCGAGGCGGCGGCCTTGAATGTCGTCTATGGCAAGGCGGGGCGCGGACGGGGGCGAAGCTTCGGCAAGGTCGAGGAGTGGTTCGCCAGCCAGCTCCGCATCGGCGACAGCTTCATGTTCGCGGGGCAAGTCCTTGAAGTCACCGGCTTTGACGGCCCCGACCTGTTCGTCAAGCTCGGCAAGGGTGACCCGCGCGTGCCGACCTATGTCGGCGGGCGGATGCCGCTGTCGACCAACCTCGCGCGGCGGGTGCGCGGGTTGTTCAACACCCCCGAACGCTGGGCCGAGATGCCGCCCGACGTCTGCGAATGGCTCGACATCCAGCGCCAGCGGTCGTCGCTGCCGGGGATGGACGACCTGCTCGTCGAGACCTTCCCGGCGGACGGGCGAAACTACATGGTCGCGTATGGCTTCGAGGGGCGCAACGCCCACCAGACGCTCGGCATGCTCCTGACCCAGCGGATGGAAAAAGCCGGGCTTGCCCCGCTCGGCTTCGTCGGCAGCGACTACATGGTGGCGACATGGAGCCTGAACCCGGTCAGCGACCCCAAGCCGTTGTTCTCACCCGACGTTTTCGAAGACGAGCTTGCCGAATGGATCGCCGGGTCGCCGTTCCTGCGGCGGGCGTTCCGCGAGGTCGCGGTGATCGCGGGGCTGATCGACCGGGTCCATCCGGGACAGCACAAGACCGGCAAGCAGGTGACGTTTTCGAGCGACCTGATCTACGACGTCCTCCGGCGGCACGAGCCCGACCATCTGCTGCTGACCGCGGCATGGACCGACGCGCGGTCAAAGATCACCGACATCGGACGTCTTGCCGGGCTGCTCGAGAGGTCGCAGACGCATCTCGTCCACCGCGTCCTCGACCGCGTCTCCCCGCTCGCGGTGCCGGTCCTGCTCGAAGCCGGCAAGGAGCGCGTGTTCGGCGCGGCCGACGATGCACTGCTGATCGAGGCGGATGCGCTGGCGGAAGCGGCGATGCGGCTCGACTGA
- a CDS encoding PEPxxWA-CTERM sorting domain-containing protein, whose amino-acid sequence MTFGFTRGLVVALGMLAAVPADALVIYQSAAYSGVDSGEYILSENNFMGAVFTLGRTTAITGIGAQFGGFPGGNIFGAIVPLSSRAAFPAGKSTDLADISLGHVVFAVTGATQDLVAPLPLTLSAGTYGVIFGSGQFGATGYAGLGYENTPSGSPTLFRSFFSDDWASFSDTGVRITVEGATAAVPEPAAWALMIAGFGMVGFAARRRTRTAIA is encoded by the coding sequence ATGACCTTTGGATTCACCCGCGGCCTCGTCGTCGCGCTCGGCATGCTCGCCGCGGTCCCGGCCGACGCCCTGGTGATCTACCAGAGCGCGGCTTACTCCGGCGTCGACAGCGGCGAATATATTTTGAGCGAAAACAACTTCATGGGCGCGGTGTTCACGCTCGGCCGGACCACCGCGATCACCGGCATCGGGGCGCAATTCGGTGGCTTTCCCGGCGGCAACATCTTCGGCGCGATCGTGCCGCTGTCTTCCCGCGCGGCGTTCCCCGCCGGCAAGTCGACCGACCTCGCCGACATCAGCCTCGGCCATGTCGTCTTCGCCGTGACCGGCGCGACGCAGGACCTTGTCGCGCCGCTGCCGCTGACGCTTTCGGCGGGGACCTACGGCGTGATCTTCGGTTCGGGCCAGTTCGGCGCGACGGGCTACGCTGGCCTGGGTTACGAGAATACGCCGTCGGGTTCGCCGACGCTGTTCCGGTCGTTCTTCTCCGACGACTGGGCTTCGTTCAGCGACACCGGCGTCCGCATCACCGTCGAGGGCGCGACCGCAGCCGTGCCCGAACCCGCCGCCTGGGCGCTGATGATCGCCGGCTTCGGCATGGTCGGCTTTGCAGCCCGTCGCCGGACGCGCACCGCGATCGCCTGA
- a CDS encoding ligase-associated DNA damage response exonuclease, with product MPAGSWLQPHPEGIYVAPGDFWIDPSSPKPSALVTHGHADHARGGHGKVLATAETLAIMDVRYGEQVGQKAAYGESIRVGDVTATFVPAGHVLGSAQIVLDHNGERIVVSGDYKRRADPTCAAFEPVPCDIFVTEATFGLPVFRHPDTGQEIAKVLTALSHNPERCVVIGAYALGKAQRVIAELRQLGHDAPIYLHGAVQRLCDLYVALGVDLGDLRPAAGLKAADLKGSVVIAPPSALNDRWSRRLPDPITAMASGWMRVRQRAVQRQVELPLIISDHADWDELTTTCTELAPNEVWVTHGREEALVHWCQTRQMRARALDLVGFDDEDD from the coding sequence ATGCCCGCAGGTTCATGGCTCCAGCCCCACCCCGAGGGCATCTACGTCGCTCCCGGCGACTTCTGGATCGATCCGTCGAGCCCGAAGCCGTCGGCGCTCGTCACCCACGGCCACGCCGACCATGCCCGCGGTGGGCACGGCAAGGTGCTGGCGACCGCCGAAACGCTGGCGATCATGGACGTGCGTTACGGCGAGCAGGTCGGGCAGAAGGCGGCTTACGGCGAAAGCATCCGCGTCGGCGACGTCACCGCGACCTTCGTCCCCGCCGGCCACGTCCTCGGCTCGGCGCAGATCGTTCTCGACCATAATGGCGAGCGGATCGTCGTGTCGGGCGACTACAAGCGCCGCGCCGACCCGACCTGCGCCGCGTTCGAGCCGGTGCCGTGCGACATCTTCGTCACCGAGGCGACCTTCGGCCTGCCGGTCTTCCGCCACCCCGACACCGGGCAGGAGATCGCCAAGGTCCTGACCGCGCTCAGCCACAACCCCGAACGCTGCGTCGTCATCGGCGCGTATGCGCTCGGCAAGGCGCAGCGGGTGATCGCCGAGCTGCGCCAGTTGGGTCACGACGCGCCGATCTACCTCCATGGCGCGGTCCAGCGGCTGTGCGACCTGTACGTCGCGCTCGGGGTCGACCTCGGCGACCTGCGACCCGCGGCCGGATTGAAGGCCGCCGACCTCAAGGGCAGCGTCGTCATCGCCCCGCCGTCGGCGCTTAACGACCGTTGGAGCCGCCGCCTGCCCGACCCGATTACCGCGATGGCGTCGGGCTGGATGCGGGTGCGCCAGCGCGCGGTCCAGCGCCAGGTCGAACTACCGCTCATCATCTCCGACCACGCCGACTGGGACGAGCTGACGACAACCTGCACCGAACTCGCGCCGAACGAGGTGTGGGTGACGCACGGGCGCGAGGAGGCGCTGGTCCATTGGTGTCAGACGCGGCAGATGCGGGCGCGAGCGCTCGATCTGGTGGGGTTCGACGACGAGGACGACTAG
- a CDS encoding NADH:flavin oxidoreductase produces the protein MTNPLFRPFDMAGLHLPNRIVMAPMTRSFSPGGVPGANVAEYYQRRAEGQVGLIVTEGTGVNRAGSLNDPNVPVFHGEAALGGWGKVVDAVHGAHGKIAPQLWHVGAMKNPTLPDYKHDAEGPSGLLRPGKAYGNAMSDADIADTIAAFAQAAADAKRIGFDAVELHGAHGYLIDQFFWEGTNVRDDGWNGALPERARFAGEVVKAVKAAIGDLPLIIRLSQWKQQDFTVKLAATPDALAAWLNPLAEAGADVFHCSQRRFWEPEFAEIDGDEGLNFAGWAKKLTGKPTITVGSVGLSGEFVAGFGGEQSQPASLDNLLERLEKDEFDLVAVGRALIVDPDWAEKVRDGRMGELKDFDRGALATLV, from the coding sequence ATGACCAACCCGCTTTTCCGCCCGTTCGACATGGCCGGGCTGCACCTGCCCAACCGGATCGTCATGGCGCCGATGACGCGGTCGTTCTCGCCCGGCGGGGTGCCCGGTGCGAACGTCGCCGAATATTACCAGCGGCGCGCCGAGGGGCAGGTCGGGCTGATCGTCACCGAAGGCACCGGGGTCAATCGTGCCGGGTCGCTCAACGACCCCAACGTGCCGGTGTTTCACGGTGAAGCGGCGCTCGGCGGCTGGGGCAAGGTCGTCGACGCGGTCCACGGCGCGCACGGCAAGATCGCGCCGCAGCTGTGGCACGTCGGCGCGATGAAGAATCCGACGCTGCCCGACTACAAGCACGACGCCGAGGGCCCGTCCGGGCTGCTCCGCCCGGGCAAGGCGTACGGCAATGCGATGTCCGACGCCGATATCGCCGACACGATCGCCGCCTTCGCGCAGGCCGCCGCCGACGCCAAGCGCATCGGCTTCGACGCGGTCGAACTCCACGGCGCACACGGCTACCTGATCGACCAGTTCTTCTGGGAGGGGACCAATGTCCGCGACGACGGCTGGAACGGCGCGCTGCCCGAACGCGCGCGCTTTGCCGGTGAAGTCGTCAAGGCGGTCAAGGCGGCGATCGGCGACCTACCGCTAATCATCCGCCTGTCGCAGTGGAAGCAGCAGGACTTCACCGTCAAGCTCGCCGCCACCCCCGACGCGCTGGCGGCATGGCTCAACCCCCTCGCCGAGGCCGGGGCGGACGTCTTCCATTGCTCGCAGCGCCGCTTCTGGGAGCCCGAGTTCGCCGAGATCGACGGCGACGAGGGACTCAATTTTGCCGGCTGGGCGAAGAAGCTAACCGGCAAGCCGACGATCACCGTCGGCTCGGTCGGCCTGTCGGGCGAGTTCGTCGCGGGCTTTGGCGGCGAGCAGTCGCAGCCGGCGTCGCTCGACAATCTGCTCGAGCGGCTGGAGAAGGACGAGTTCGACCTCGTCGCGGTCGGCCGCGCATTGATCGTCGATCCCGACTGGGCGGAAAAAGTCCGCGACGGGCGGATGGGCGAGCTGAAGGACTTCGACCGCGGCGCGCTGGCGACATTGGTCTGA